The Papaver somniferum cultivar HN1 chromosome 3, ASM357369v1, whole genome shotgun sequence genome includes a region encoding these proteins:
- the LOC113359834 gene encoding uncharacterized protein LOC113359834 — protein MITNDYSYWHRIISSRITETVSGITSIRQWTCPQSSFVKLNFDASFKEKTKDVGIGLILRNCAGVRDGGRCYYIKVMDPEQAEAKALLEAIIWARRKGIRKLHLKGDCENVIRALNGSLSSIKWTIRNIILDSLNLLDYFEGWLCTHVHRDINHVADTIAKYARNSSADKEWIEAIPSWLELCLQKDTFL, from the coding sequence ATGATAACAAATGATTACTCATACTGGCATAGGATTATTAGTAGTCGTATCACTGAGACAGTCTCTGGCATAACCAGCATTCGCCAGTGGACATGTCCTCAATCATCTTTTGTTAAActgaattttgatgcttctttcaaAGAAAAAACTAAAGATGTAGGAATTGGACTAATATTGCGCAATTGTGCAGGTGTTAGAGATGGAGGTAGATGCTACTATATAAAAGTAATGGACCCAGAACAAGCGGAGGCAAAGGCGCTCTTGGAGGCAATTATTTGGGCCAGGAGAAAAGGAATAAGGAAACTGCACCTGAAAGGGGATTGTGAGAATGTAATCAGAGCTCTCAATGGCAGTCTAAGTTCAATCAAATGGACAATTAGAAATATTATCTTAGATAGTTTAAATTTATTAGATTATTTTGAAGGATGGTTATGTACTCATGTCCATAGAGACATTAATCATGTGGCAGACACAATAGCAAAATATGCAAGAAACTCAAGTGCTGATAAAGAATGGATTGAGGCAATCCCTTCTTGGCTAGAATTATGTCTACAAAAAGACACATTTTTGTAA